One genomic window of Brassica napus cultivar Da-Ae chromosome A2 unlocalized genomic scaffold, Da-Ae chrA02_Random_8, whole genome shotgun sequence includes the following:
- the LOC125594084 gene encoding metal transporter Nramp1 isoform X1, with protein MYFEVPTKQNSPSCQSQPLNCSRDLSLLPFSCFCYTSFVLRFQGREIAMAASASERPQFISSNGGNRSFSNAPLIDNSDPNQIIVPEKKSWKNFFAYLGPGFLVSIAYIDPGNFETDLQAGAQYKYELLWIILVASCAALVIQSLAANLGVVTGKHLAEHCRAEYSKVPNFLLWVVAEIAVVACDIPEVIGTAFALNMLFSIPVWIGVLLTGLSTLMLLALQQYGVRKLEFLIAFLVFTIALCFVIELHYSKPDPGEVLHGLFVPQLKGNGATGLAISLLGAMVMPHNLFLHSALVLSRKIPRSSTGIKEACRFYLIESGLALMIAFLINVSVISVSGAVCNAPDLTPEDRAKCEDLDLNKASFLLRNVVGKWSSKLFAIALLASGQSSTITGTYAGQYVMQGFLDLRLEPWLRNFLTRCLAIIPSLIVALIGGSAGAGKLIIIASMILSFELPFALVPLLKFTSCKTKMGSHVNHMAITTLTWVIGALIMGINIYYIVSSFTKLLIHSHMKLALVIFCGILGFSGIAIYLASIAYLVFRKNRKASPLLASTNSQTVETLPRQDIVDMQLHGKAAASDLD; from the exons ATGTACTTTGAGGtcccaacaaaacaaaactctcCATCTTGTCAGTCACAACCTTTGAACTGCTCTCgagatctctctctcttaccTTTTTCGTGTTTCTGCTACACTTCTTTTGTTCTGAGATTCCAAG GAAGAGAGATAGCGATGGCGGCTTCAGCATCTGAACGTCCTCAATTCATATCGAGTAACGGTGGGAACAGAAGCTTCTCCAACGCTCCACTCATCGACAACTCTGATCCTAATCAGATTATTGTCCCCGAG AAAAAGAGCTGGAAGAATTTCTTTGCATACTTAGGACCTGGGTTTCTTGTTTCAATCGCATATATTGATCCTGGAAACT TTGAGACTGATCTTCAAGCAGGAGCACAATACAAGTATGAG TTACTTTGGATCATATTGGTGGCTTCTTGTGCCGCTTTGGTGATTCAATCTCTGGCTGCAAATCTTGGTGTTGTCACAG GAAAACATTTGGCTGAGCACTGTAGAGCTGAATACTCCAAAGTTCCAAACTTTTTGCTATGGGTTGTTGCAGAAATTGCAGTAGTTGCTTGTGACATTCCAGAAG TTATTGGAACAGCTTTTGCTCTGAACATGCTCTTTAGCATACCTGTTTGGATTGGTGTTCTTCTCACAGGCTTAAGTACACTGATGCTTCTTGCACTTCAACAATACggg GTGAGAAAGCTGGAGTTCTTGATTGCATTTCTGGTGTTCACAATTGCTCTATGCTTTGTCATTGAGCTACACTACTCAAAACCAGACCCAGGAGAAGTCCTACATGGTCTCTTTGTTCCACAACTCAAAGGAAATGGTGCAACTGGTCTTGCAATCTCTTTGCTTGGAGCCATGGTTATGCC GCACAACCTCTTCCTCCACTCTGCCTTGGTTCTCTCCAGGAAAATCCCACGTTCATCTACTGGGATCAAGGAGGCTTGCAGGTTTTACTTGATAGAAAGCGGATTGGCTCTAATGATAGCCTTTCTCATAAACGTCTCTGTGATATCAGTAAGTGGTGCTGTTTGCAATGCCCCTGACCTAACCCCCGAAGACCGTGCTAAATGTGAGGATTTGGACTTAAACAAGGCTTCGTTTCTGCTACGA AACGTGGTGGGTAAATGGAGCTCAAAGCTATTCGCCATCGCGCTTCTTGCTTCAGGGCAGAGCTCAACTATAACTGGAACTTATGCTGGGCAATACGTGATGCAAGGGTTTCTTGATCTAAGACTCGAGCCATGGCTCAGAAACTTCTTAACTAGATGTTTAGCTATTATCCCTAGTCTCATAGTTGCTCTCATCGGTGGTTCTGCTGGAGCTGGAAAGTTAATCATCATTGCCTCG ATGATCTTATCCTTTGAGCTCCCATTTGCGCTAGTTCCTCTTCTCAAGTTCACTAGCTGCAAAACCAAGATGGGTTCACATGTAAACCATATGGCG ATTACAACTTTGACTTGGGTCATTGGTGCTCTAATTATGGGGATAAACATATACTACATAGTAAGCAGTTTCACTAAGCTGCTCATCCATAGTCACATGAAGCTTGCCCTTGTCATCTTTTGTGGAATTCTTGGGTTCTCAGGCATTGCTATCTACTTGGCCTCCATAGCTTATCTTGTCTTCCGGAAAAACAGAAAAGCTAGTCCTCTTCTTGCTTCAACAAACTCACAAACAGTGGAGACACTTCCAAGACAAGACATTGTTGACATGCAGTTACATGGTAAAGCGGCTGCCTCAGATCTTGATTGA
- the LOC125594085 gene encoding cinnamoyl-CoA reductase 2 — MPADGKLVCVTGAGGYIASWIVKLLLERGYTVRGTVRNPADPKNNHLRELQGAKERLTLHSADLLDYEALCATIDGCDGVFHTASPMTDDPETMLEPAVNGAKFVIDAAAKAKVKRVVFTSSIGAVYMNPNRDHQTIVDENCWSDLDFCKNTKNWYCYGKMVAEQSAWETAKVKGVDLVVLNPVLVLGPPLQSAVNASLVHILKYLTGSAKTYANLTQVYVDVRDVALGHVMVYESPSASGRYILAETALHRGEVVEILAKFFPEYPLPTKCSDEKNPRAKPYKFTTQKIKDLGLEFKPIKQSLYESVKSLQEKGHLPLPQDSNQNVIIES; from the exons ATGCCAGCCGACGGGAAACTCGTCTGCGTCACCGGAGCCGGCGGCTACATAGCTTCTTGGATCGTTAAGTTGCTTTTGGAGAGAGGCTACACCGTACGAGGAACCGTACGGAACCCAGCTGATCCCAAGAACAACCATCTCAGAGAGCTTCAAGGAGCAAAAGAAAGACTCACTCTTCACAGTGCTGATCTTCTCGACTATGAAGCTCTATGCGCCACGATCGATGGATGTGATGGCGTTTTCCACACCGCTTCTCCAATGACCGATGACCCC gAGACAATGTTGGAGCCGGCGGTGAACGGAGCCAAGTTCGTGATCGACGCAGCGGCTAAAGCCAAGGTCAAGCGTGTTGTGTTTACGTCATCGATCGGTGCGGTTTACATGAACCCTAACCGTGACCATCAAACCATAGTCGACGAAAATTGTTGGAGTGATCTTGATTTCTGCAAGAACACaaag AATTGGTATTGCTACGGGAAGATGGTGGCGGAACAATCAGCATGGGAGACGGCGAAGGTCAAAGGTGTGGACTTAGTGGTGCTAAATCCTGTTTTAGTTCTTGGACCACCGCTCCAGTCAGCGGTCAACGCTAGTCTAGTCCATATCCTCAAGTACCTCACCGGCTCAGCCAAGACCTACGCTAATCTGACTCAGGTGTACGTGGACGTCCGTGACGTTGCACTAGGCCATGTTATGGTCTACGAATCACCTTCCGCCTCAGGCCGTTACATCCTCGCCGAGACGGCGCTTCACCGTGGGGAGGTTGTTGAGATTCTTGCTAAATTCTTCCCGGAGTATCCGCTTCCTACCAA gTGTTCAGACGAGAAGAATCCGAGGGCAAAGCCTTACAAGTTCACTACTCAAAAgataaaagacttagggttGGAGTTTAAACCCATCAAGCAATCTCTCTACGAATCTGTCAAGAGCTTGCAAGAGAAAGGgcatcttcctcttcctcaagATTCGAACCAAAACGTCATAATCGAATCCTAG
- the LOC125594084 gene encoding metal transporter Nramp1 isoform X2: MAASASERPQFISSNGGNRSFSNAPLIDNSDPNQIIVPEKKSWKNFFAYLGPGFLVSIAYIDPGNFETDLQAGAQYKYELLWIILVASCAALVIQSLAANLGVVTGKHLAEHCRAEYSKVPNFLLWVVAEIAVVACDIPEVIGTAFALNMLFSIPVWIGVLLTGLSTLMLLALQQYGVRKLEFLIAFLVFTIALCFVIELHYSKPDPGEVLHGLFVPQLKGNGATGLAISLLGAMVMPHNLFLHSALVLSRKIPRSSTGIKEACRFYLIESGLALMIAFLINVSVISVSGAVCNAPDLTPEDRAKCEDLDLNKASFLLRNVVGKWSSKLFAIALLASGQSSTITGTYAGQYVMQGFLDLRLEPWLRNFLTRCLAIIPSLIVALIGGSAGAGKLIIIASMILSFELPFALVPLLKFTSCKTKMGSHVNHMAITTLTWVIGALIMGINIYYIVSSFTKLLIHSHMKLALVIFCGILGFSGIAIYLASIAYLVFRKNRKASPLLASTNSQTVETLPRQDIVDMQLHGKAAASDLD; this comes from the exons ATGGCGGCTTCAGCATCTGAACGTCCTCAATTCATATCGAGTAACGGTGGGAACAGAAGCTTCTCCAACGCTCCACTCATCGACAACTCTGATCCTAATCAGATTATTGTCCCCGAG AAAAAGAGCTGGAAGAATTTCTTTGCATACTTAGGACCTGGGTTTCTTGTTTCAATCGCATATATTGATCCTGGAAACT TTGAGACTGATCTTCAAGCAGGAGCACAATACAAGTATGAG TTACTTTGGATCATATTGGTGGCTTCTTGTGCCGCTTTGGTGATTCAATCTCTGGCTGCAAATCTTGGTGTTGTCACAG GAAAACATTTGGCTGAGCACTGTAGAGCTGAATACTCCAAAGTTCCAAACTTTTTGCTATGGGTTGTTGCAGAAATTGCAGTAGTTGCTTGTGACATTCCAGAAG TTATTGGAACAGCTTTTGCTCTGAACATGCTCTTTAGCATACCTGTTTGGATTGGTGTTCTTCTCACAGGCTTAAGTACACTGATGCTTCTTGCACTTCAACAATACggg GTGAGAAAGCTGGAGTTCTTGATTGCATTTCTGGTGTTCACAATTGCTCTATGCTTTGTCATTGAGCTACACTACTCAAAACCAGACCCAGGAGAAGTCCTACATGGTCTCTTTGTTCCACAACTCAAAGGAAATGGTGCAACTGGTCTTGCAATCTCTTTGCTTGGAGCCATGGTTATGCC GCACAACCTCTTCCTCCACTCTGCCTTGGTTCTCTCCAGGAAAATCCCACGTTCATCTACTGGGATCAAGGAGGCTTGCAGGTTTTACTTGATAGAAAGCGGATTGGCTCTAATGATAGCCTTTCTCATAAACGTCTCTGTGATATCAGTAAGTGGTGCTGTTTGCAATGCCCCTGACCTAACCCCCGAAGACCGTGCTAAATGTGAGGATTTGGACTTAAACAAGGCTTCGTTTCTGCTACGA AACGTGGTGGGTAAATGGAGCTCAAAGCTATTCGCCATCGCGCTTCTTGCTTCAGGGCAGAGCTCAACTATAACTGGAACTTATGCTGGGCAATACGTGATGCAAGGGTTTCTTGATCTAAGACTCGAGCCATGGCTCAGAAACTTCTTAACTAGATGTTTAGCTATTATCCCTAGTCTCATAGTTGCTCTCATCGGTGGTTCTGCTGGAGCTGGAAAGTTAATCATCATTGCCTCG ATGATCTTATCCTTTGAGCTCCCATTTGCGCTAGTTCCTCTTCTCAAGTTCACTAGCTGCAAAACCAAGATGGGTTCACATGTAAACCATATGGCG ATTACAACTTTGACTTGGGTCATTGGTGCTCTAATTATGGGGATAAACATATACTACATAGTAAGCAGTTTCACTAAGCTGCTCATCCATAGTCACATGAAGCTTGCCCTTGTCATCTTTTGTGGAATTCTTGGGTTCTCAGGCATTGCTATCTACTTGGCCTCCATAGCTTATCTTGTCTTCCGGAAAAACAGAAAAGCTAGTCCTCTTCTTGCTTCAACAAACTCACAAACAGTGGAGACACTTCCAAGACAAGACATTGTTGACATGCAGTTACATGGTAAAGCGGCTGCCTCAGATCTTGATTGA